The following are from one region of the Nicotiana tabacum cultivar K326 chromosome 3, ASM71507v2, whole genome shotgun sequence genome:
- the LOC107779710 gene encoding berberine bridge enzyme-like 21, with product MSSCLLPFLVLIFWNSFSHGNSDSIYDSFVNCLTAKSVPQQEISKIVYSPNNPSFNPILQAYIRNRRFFNSSTTSKPVIIVTPTEESHVSSAVLCTKETNLQLKIRSGGHDYEGISYISDVPFIMLDMFNLRSISINVNDNTAWVQAGATLGELYYNIWTKSNVLGFPAGVCPTVGVGGHLSGGGYGNMLRKFGLSVDNVLDARLVDVNGRIWDRKAMGEDLFWAIKGGGGPSFGVILAFQIQLVQVPQTVTYFRVERFLDQNATDAVFQWQNVAHKIDSDLFIRLLLQPITVKRKEKVKEKKNTQQKKTIRAAFLGLFLGDSSRLMTLVSKEFPALRLQKQDCYEMSWIDSVLRWASFDNTTKPIVLLNRTGDLSNLLKRKSDYVQEPIPRDGLESIFQKMISLGKAGIVFNPYGGRMAEIREDETPFPHRAGILFKIQYSVNWKEEGTAAEKEHLSQIRDLYSFMTPFVSKNPRQAYLNYRDLDIGTNDQGPHSLEEGRVYGTKYFKNNFDRLVKVKSKVDPSNFFRNEQSIPTQIQDIGAYGKEDRGRCLSQSLALVLGECLIWMSIIL from the coding sequence ATGTCTAGTtgtcttcttccttttcttgttcTTATCTTCTGGAATTCCTTCTCTCATGGAAACTCAGACTCAATCTATGACTCGTTTGTCAATTGCCTAACAGCCAAATCAGTTCCCCAACAAGAAATCTCCAAAATCGTCTACTCCCCAAATAATCCATCTTTTAACCCCATTTTACAAGCCTATATCCGAAACCGACGGTTTTTTAATTCCTCCACAACTTCCAAACCGGTTATCATCGTCACCCCTACAGAAGAATCCCATGTTTCCAGCGCTGTTCTTTGTACCAAAGAGACAAATTTACAGTTAAAAATCCGTAGTGGTGGACATGATTATGAGGGAATTTCGTATATTTCTGATGTCCCTTTTATTATGCTTGATATGTTCAATCTACGCTCAATTTCCATAAATGTTAATGATAATACTGCTTGGGTTCAAGCTGGTGCTACATTAGGGGAACTTTACTATAACATTTGGACAAAAAGTAACGTTCTTGGTTTTCCTGCGGGTGTTTGTCCTACTGTTGGTGTTGGTGGGCATCTTAGTGGTGGTGGTTATGGGAATATGCTGAGGAAATTTGGTCTAAGTGTAGATAATGTATTGGATGCTCGACTAGTGGATGTAAATGGTAGAATTTGGGACAGGAAAGCTATGGGTGAAGATCTTTTTTGGGCAATTAAAGGAGGTGGGGGTCCTAGTTTTGGTGTCATTTTAGCCTTTCAAATTCAACTCGTTCAAGTCCCACAAACTGTGACTTACTTCAGAGTTGAAAGGTTTTTAGACCAAAATGCTACTGATGCAGTTTTCCAGTGGCAAAATGTTGCTCACAAAATTGACAGTGATCTTTTCATAAGACTACTTTTGCAACCAATCActgtaaaaagaaaagagaaagtgaaggagaagaagaacactCAACAAAAGAAGACGATACGTGCAGCGTTCTTGGGGTTATTCCTTGGTGATTCTAGTAGATTAATGACACTTGTAAGCAAGGAATTCCCTGCTTTGCGATTACAAAAACAAGATTGTTATGAAATGAGCTGGATTGATTCAGTGCTGCGATGGGCAAGTTTCGACAACACAACAAAACCAATCGTCTTGTTAAACAGAACAGGGGATCTATCGAATCTCTTGAAAAGAAAATCGGATTACGTGCAAGAACCAATTCCCAGAGATGGGTTGGAATCAATTTTCCAAAAGATGATTTCTTTGGGCAAAGCAGGAATAGTTTTCAATCCTTATGGAGGGAGAATGGCTGAAATTCGCGAAGACGAAACGCCATTTCCACACAGAGCAGGGATTCTATTCAAGATTCAGTACTCAGTGAATTGGAAAGAAGAAGGAACAGCTGCAGAAAAAGAGCATCTTTCACAGATAAGAGATTTATACAGTTTTATGACCCCATTTGTTTCAAAGAACCCAAGACAAGCCTATTTGAATTACAGGGATCTTGATATTGGTACAAATGATCAAGGACCGCACAGCTTAGAAGAAGGAAGGGTATATGGGACCAAATATTTCAAGAACAATTTTGATAGGCTGGTGAAAGTGAAATCCAAGGTCGATCCTTCGAATTTCTTCAGAAATGAACAGAGTATTCCTACTCAAATTCAGGACATTGGTGCCTACGGGAAAGAAGACAGAGGAAGATGTTTGAGTCAATCTCTGGCTTTAGTTCTAGGTGAATGCTTGATCTGGATGAGCATCATATTATAG